The Macaca thibetana thibetana isolate TM-01 chromosome 11, ASM2454274v1, whole genome shotgun sequence genome window below encodes:
- the AMIGO2 gene encoding amphoterin-induced protein 2, producing MSLRVHTLPTLLGAVRPGCRELLCLLMITVTVGPGASGVCPTACICATDIVSCTNKNLSKVPGNLFRLIKRLDLSYNRIGLLDSEWIPVSFAKLNTLILRHNNITSISTGSFSTTPNLKCLDLSSNKLKTVKNAVFQELKVLEVLLLYNNHISYLDPSAFGGLSQLQKLYLSGNFLTQFPMDLYVGRFKLPELMFLDVSYNRIPSMPMHHINLVPGKQLRGIYLHGNPFVCDCSLYSLLVFWYRRHFSSVMDFKNDYTCRLWSDSRHSRQVLLLQDSFMNCSDSIINGSFRALGFIHEAQVGERLIVHCDSKTGNANTDFIWMGPDNRLLEPDKEMENFHVFHNGSLVIESPRFEDAGVYSCIAMNKQRLLNETVDVTINVSNFTVSRSHAHEAFNTAFTTLAACVASIVLVLLYLYLTPCPCKCKTKRQKNMLHQSNAHSSILSPGPAGDASADERKAGAGKRVVFLEPLKDTAAGQNGKVRLFPSEAVIAEGILKSTRGKSDSDSVNSVFSDTPFVAST from the coding sequence ATGTCGTTACGTGTACACACTCTGCCCACCCTGCTTGGAGCCGTCAGACCGGGCTGCAGGGAGCTGCTGTGTTTGCTGATGATCACAGTGACTGTGGGCCCTGGCGCCTCTGGAGTGTGCCCCACCGCTTGCATCTGTGCCACTGACATCGTCAGCTGCACCAACAAAAACCTGTCCAAGGTGCCTGGGAACCTTTTCAGACTGATTAAGAGACTGGACCTGAGTTATAACAGAATTGGGCTTCTGGATTCTGAGTGGATTCCAGTATCATTTGCAAAGCTGAACACCCTAATTCTTCGTCATAACAACATCACCAGCATTTCCACGGGCAGTTTTTCCACAACTCCAAATTTGAAGTGTCTTGACTTATCGTCCAATAAACTGAAGACAGTGAAAAATGCTGTATTCCAAGAGTTGAAGGTTCTGGAAGTGCTTCTGCTTTACAACAATCACATATCCTATCTCGATCCTTCAGCATTTGGAGGGCTGTCCCAGTTGCAGAAACTCTACTTAAGTGGAAATTTTCTCACACAGTTTCCAATGGATTTGTATGTTGGAAGGTTCAAGCTGCCAGAACTGATGTTTTTAGATGTTTCTTATAACCGAATTCCTTCCATGCCAATGCACCATATAAATTTAGTGCCAGGAAAACAACTGAGAGGTATCTACCTTCATGGAAACCCATTTGTCTGTGACTGTTCCCTGTACTCCTTGCTGGTCTTTTGGTATCGTAGGCACTTTAGCTCAGTGATGGATTTTAAGAACGATTACACCTGTCGCCTGTGGTCTGACTCCAGGCACTCGCGTCAGGTACTTCTGCTCCAGGATAGCTTTATGAATTGCTCTGACAGCATCATCAATGGTTCCTTTCGTGCGCTTGGCTTTATTCATGAGGCTCAGGTCGGGGAAAGACTGATTGTCCACTGTGACAGCAAGACGGGTAATGCAAATACCGATTTCATCTGGATGGGTCCAGATAACAGACTGCTAGAGCcagataaagagatggaaaacttTCACGTGTTTCACAATGGAAGTCTGGTTATAGAAAGCCCTCGTTTTGAGGATGCTGGAGTGTATTCTTGTATCGCAATGAATAAGCAACGCCTGTTAAATGAAACTGTGGACGTCACAATAAATGTGAGCAATTTCACTGTAAGCAGATCCCATGCTCATGAGGCATTTAACACAGCTTTTACCACTCTTGCTGCTTGCGTGGCCAGTATCGTTTTGGTACTTTTGTACCTCTATCTGACTCCATGTCCCTGCAAGTGTAAAaccaagagacagaaaaatatgcTACACCAAAGCAATGCCCATTCATCGATTCTCAGTCCTGGCCCTGCTGGTGATGCCTCCGCTGATGAACGGAAGGCAGGTGCAGGTAAAAGAGTGGTGTTTTTGGAACCCCTGAAGGATACTGCAGCGGGTCAGAACGGGAAAGTCAGGCTCTTTCCCAGCGAGGCAGTGATAGCTGAGGGCATCCTAAAGTCCACGAGGGGGAAATCTGACTCAGATTCAGTCAATTCAGTGTTTTCTGACACACCTTTTGTGGCGTCCACTTAA